One genomic segment of Sminthopsis crassicaudata isolate SCR6 chromosome 4, ASM4859323v1, whole genome shotgun sequence includes these proteins:
- the ADAMTSL4 gene encoding ADAMTS-like protein 4, producing MEKWAGRLRSPLVLLLLLPQLSLDQKVSARSSRQTHPEESKIPEGVWGSWGPWALCSQPCGLGIQRRSRICQSSPSLLQTGLPLPPRPPRHPEPLPARSRNARPQIPRETLPLYKPEPRGRSGPLGGLPPQAGQETREISASRRSRVRDPIKPGMFGYGRVPFALPLHRNRRNPHGLPSTELPSDEPSQALFPEAEPLQDSKTEDFHALNNSEQPVNTRLPQTEISSTGLPPQEDLHGTQNPGTDAPSNTKSLETQPPPKATNSKTKSPPSPSPRTGSSLNQVHPQRSHHSQPVGPEWRRSPHPSSSAPRGQGRGQGHQRRREQWAPRNSLQQAVETPPQHSESWLPLLSPGPNSGPLWSLFAPSASALHCPGESEQLRACTQKPCPPEQPDPRTLQCAAFDPQEFMGRLYQWEPFTEVQGSQRCELNCRPRGFRFYVRHTEKVQDGTPCQPGAPDICVAGRCLSPGCDGILGSGRRPDGCGVCGGDNSTCHFISGNFTDRGGLLGYHKILLIPAGASQLQIAQLRPSSNYLALRGPGGKSIINGNWAVDPPGTYPAGGTVFQYNRPPREEGTGESLTAEGPTTQPVDVYMIFQEENPGVSYQYLISSPSPDLGEPTPEPPIPQHQSGEGVKPWGEERNRWGRRQRGEISGQPVERSGYNVPTQFPPEGLKPEPPAPPRLARTPGTLQRQVRIPPLPAPPHPRPLLASSEGYWKRMGHSECSASCGKGVWRPVFRCVSRDSGEEVGEESCVLGARPPSPPEPCHGPPCPPYWETGEWTSCSRSCGPGTQHRQLRCRQEFGGGGSSVPLERCGHLPRPNVTQTCQLRLCGHWEVRSAWSQCSVRCGRGQRSRQVRCVGNHGDEVSERECSSGPPRPPSREACNMGPCTIAWFHSDWSSKCSAECGTGIQRRSVVCLGSGESQGTGEEEAGPGDKGRSCPAGSRPPDMRACSLGPCEPTWQWYTGPWGECSAECGSGTQRRDVICVTKLGTEFNVTSPGNCSHLPRPPTLQPCRGEGCHDRWFSTPWSSCSRTCLGGVQMREVQCLSANQTLSTRCPPTLRPARKRPCNSQPCTQHPDDHCQDNSPHCPLVVQARLCVYPYYTATCCRSCAHIQDRAPPEPA from the exons ATGGAGAAATGGGCAGGCAG ACTAAGATCTCCTCTTGTGCTGCTCCTGCTCCTTCCTCAACTCAGCCTAGATCAGAAG GTATCTGCTCGCTCCTCTCGACAAACACATCCCGAAGAAAGTAAAATCCCTGAGGGGGTCTGGGGTTCCTGGGGTCCATGGGCCCTCTGTTCCCAGCCCTGTGGGCTCGGGATACAACGCCGGAGCCGAATCTGCCAGTCCTCTCCATCTTTACTCCAAACTGGGTTGCCTCTACCACCCAGGCCACCTCGACATCCAGAGCCTTTGCCTGCTCGGTCCCGGAATGCCAGACCCCAAATCCCTAGGGAGACCCTTCCCCTCTACAAGCCAGAGCCGAGGGGAAGGAGCGGGCCTCTGGGAGGCCTCCCACCCCAAGCAGGACAAGAGACTCGAGAGATCTCAGCTTCAAGGAG GTCACGGGTCCGAGATCCCATCAAGCCAGGAATGTTTGGCTATGGGAGAGTGCCCTTCGCTCTGCCCCTACATCGGAACCGGAGGAACCCCCATGGGCTGCCCAGCACTGAACTCCCCAGTGATGAGCCTTCTCAGGCTCTATTTCCAGAGGCAGAGCCCCTCCAAGACTCTAAAACAGAAGATTTCCACGCTCTGAACAATTCAGAACAACCTGTAAACACTCGGCTCCCCCAAACCGAGATCTCTTCTACGGGACTGCCCCCTCAGGAGGACCTCCATGGCACCCAGAATCCTGGGACAGATGCGCCCTCTAACACTAAGTCTCTGGAGACACAGCCACCCCCAAAGGCAACCAACTCCAAAACAAAGTCCCCCCCCAGTCCTTCCCCCAGAACAGGCAGTTCCCTTAATCAGGTCCACCCCCAGAGATCACATCATTCCCAACCAGTGGGACCGGAATGGAGAAGATCCCCCCATCCTTCCTCCTCTGCTCCCCGGGGCCAGGGCCGCGGCCAAGGTCATCAAAGAAGAAGAGAACAGTGGGCACCCAGAAATTCCCTTCAACAGGCTGTGGAAACTCCCCCTCAGCATTCAGAGAGTTGGCTGCCCTTACTTAGCCCGGGCCCCAACTCGGGCCCCCTCTGGAGCCTGTTTGCCCCGAGTGCTTCTGCTCTGCACTGTCCCGGAGAGAGCGAGCAGCTGAGAGCCTGCACACAGAAG CCGTGTCCCCCTGAACAGCCTGATCCACGGACTCTGCAGTGTGCCGCCTTTGATCCTCAGGAATTTATGGGCCGACTCTACCAGTGGGAGCCCTTCACGGAGG TCCAGGGTTCCCAACGCTGTGAGCTGAACTGCCGACCTCGTGGCTTCCGGTTCTACGTCCGTCACACAGAGAAAGTCCAGGACGGCACTCCATGCCAGCCCGGAGCCCCGGACATCTGCGTAGCTGGACGGTGCCTG aGCCCTGGCTGTGATGGCATCCTTGGCTCTGGCAGACGCCCAGACGGTTGTGGGGTCTGTGGGGGAGACAATTCCACTTGCCACTTCATCTCGGGGAACTTCACAGATCGAGGGGGTCTTCTGGGTTATCATAAGATCCTGCTAATCCCGGCTGGGGCCTCTCAGTTACAAATTGCTCAGCTTCGACCCAGCTCCAACTACCTTG CACTTCGTGGTCCTGGGGGCAAGTCCATCATCAATGGGAACTGGGCTGTCGACCCCCCTGGGACCTATCCTGCTGGGGGTACAGTCTTCCAGTATAATAGGCCCCCTCGGGAGGAAGGGACGGGGGAGAGTCTGACAGCCGAAGGGCCCACAACGCAGCCCGTGGATGTCTAC ATGATCTTTCAAGAGGAGAATCCTGGAGTCTCCTACCAATACCTCATCTCTTCACCTTCTCCAGACCTTGGAGAGCCCACCCCAGAACCTCCTATTCCCCAACACCAGTCCGGTGAGGGGGTGAAGCCTTGGGGAGAAGAACGGAATAGATGGGGGAGGAGGCAGAGAGGAGAGATTTCAGGGCAGCCAGTAGAACGATCAGGTTATAATGTGCCTACTCAGTTCCCCCCCGAGGGTCTAAAACCAGAGCCCCCGGCACCTCCCCGGTTAGCTCGGACCCCAGGGACTCTGCAGCGTCAGGTGCGGATCCCCCCTCTGCCAGCCCCGCCCCACCCCCGGCCTCTCCTGGCGTCCTCCGAGGGATACTGGAAACGGATGGGACATTCAGAGTGCTCCGCATCCTGTGGAAAAG GTGTCTGGCGCCCGGTTTTCCGCTGTGTGTCCCGTGATTCTGGAGAGGAAGTGGGTGAAGAAAGCTGTGTCCTGGGTGCCCGGCCCCCCAGCCCCCCAGAGCCATGCCATGGCCCTCCATGCCCCCCTTA CTGGGAGACAGGCGAATGGACCTCTTGTAGCCGCTCCTGTGGCCCAGGCACCCAGCATCGCCAGCTCCGATGTCGGCAAGAGTTTGGGGGGGGCGGCTCCTCGGTGCCCCTGGAGCGCTGCGGTCACCTCCCCCGGCCCAACGTCACCCAGACTTGCCAGCTGAGGCTCTGCGGCCACTGGGAAGTACGCTCCGCCTGGAGCCAG TGCTCCGTTCGATGCGGCCGTGGCCAGCGCAGCCGGCAAGTGAGATGTGTGGGTAACCATGGGGATGAAGTGAGCGAGCGGGAATGCAGTTCCGGGCCTCCGAGACCCCCCAGCAGAGAGGCTTGCAACATGGGGCCCTGTACCATCGCCTGGTTCCACAGTGACTGGAGCTCCAAG TGCTCGGCCGAGTGCGGGACAGGGATCCAGAGGCGCTCCGTGGTCTGCTTGGGGAGCGGAGAGTCCCAGGGGACCGGGGAAGAGGAGGCAGGGCCAGGGGACAAAGGAAGAAGCTGCCCCGCAGGGAGCCGCCCCCCCGACATGCGGGCCTGCAGCTTGGGGCCCTGTGAGCCGACCTGGCAATGGTACACGGGGCCTTGGGGTGAG TGTTCTGCAGAATGTGGCTCTGGGACACAGCGCCGAGATGTGATCTGTGTGACTAAACTGGGAACCGAGTTCAATGTTACTTCTCCTGGCAACTGCTCCCACCTGCCCAGACCGCCGACGCTGCAGCCTTGCAGGGGGGAGGGCTGCCACGACCGCTGGTTCTCCACCCCCTGGAGTAGC TGCTCTCGGACTTGTCTGGGGGGCGTGCAGATGAGGGAGGTCCAGTGTCTGAGTGCCAACCAGACGCTCAGCACCCGCTGCCCTCCGACCCTTCGGCCTGCCCGGAAACGGCCGTGTAACAGCCAACCCTGCACGCAGCATCCCG ATGACCATTGCCAGGACAACTCCCCACACTGCCCCCTCGTGGTCCAGGCTCGCCTCTGCGTCTACCCCTACTACACGGCCACCTGCTGCCGCTCCTGTGCCCACATCCAGGACAGGGCACCCCCAGAACCGGCCTGA